One genomic window of Lytechinus variegatus isolate NC3 chromosome 1, Lvar_3.0, whole genome shotgun sequence includes the following:
- the LOC121419160 gene encoding EF-hand domain-containing protein 1-like has product MALPFLPGNTFTDPTQRKFHRSQSLGYKNGYALPARPEVGIGGEPLEVNQLTLSELDELNNKRPTLTYGQAKQAPPEDFIPAHVAFDKKVLKFNAFYKQTVHESPSEYYRVRPVIIYYYLEDDSISVIEPHIENSGMPQGKLIKRMRLPKNDQGDHWHWKDLNLDIQVTFYGKVFQITDCDKWTAEYMAMEGIELNPPAPTPSDPHTESRKEKSAIEAFTTPSTFDKLKQFLELDRKVLRFFCVWDDRSSMFGEQRPYIIQYYLVDDTVEVREVHEPNDGRDPFPLFLKKQRVPKDRDNVDSSFRAVVMELSNHEIKNWYSPPDFGIGKTVYIYNRPFLIYDADAFTKQYMEQLGVSQSGPVQVSMEARKLAKMDLPPYNGFGSYEDSLQSCLSLVPQPPKKDFIKMLENDHKILRFEAVMDSVRPEDKGRRFIISYRLADDMIKIFEPPVRNSGIISGTFLERTRVTKPGSTPENPLFYGPQDLTIGSCLEVFSHRFIITDADDYVLHYLEAHKQDFPGCDKTIHSIQATRSMGLPSKPATLASQKGAPMTVKRSPNDLKQLLAEVKSQLRKDNYINFTSLTEAFLQYDRDRSGNIDVNELKAACHKQNLPLDDDVMQALIEECGDEHGRISHAEFMKFLTWD; this is encoded by the exons ATGGCTCTTCCTTTTCTACCGGGAAATACCTTTACAGACCCAACG CAACGGAAGTTTCACAGATCCCAATCCCTCGGCTACAAAAATGGATATGCCCTGCCCGCAAGGCCGGAGGTCGGCATCGGAGGCGAACCATTGGAAGTCAATCAACTCACTCTTTCAGAATTAGATGAACTGAATAACAAAAGACCAACACTGACATATGGACAAGCTAAGCAAGCACCACCAGAAGATTTTATCCCTGCACACGTAGCTTTTGATAAAAAG GTACTGAAATTCAACGCATTCTACAAGCAGACCGTCCATGAGTCACCCAGCGAATACTACCGCGTCCGTCCCGTCATCATCTACTACTACCTGGAAGACGACAGCATCTCGGTCATCGAACCCCACATAGAGAACAGTGGCATGCCCCAGGGCAAGCTGATCAAACGCATGAGGTTGCCCAAGAACGACCAGGGCGACCACTGGCACTGGAAGGACCTCAATCTTGACATCCAGGTCACGTTCTACGGCAAGGTTTTCCAGATCACAGACTGTGATAAGTGGACAGCG GAATACATGGCAATGGAAGGGATTGAGCTGAATCCCCCTGCGCCTACCCCTTCAGATCCCCATACAGAGTCTCGCAAGGAGAAGTCTGCCATCGAGGCATTCACCACACCCAGTACATTCGACAAACTCAAGCAGTTCTTGGAACTCGATCGGAAG GTTCTGCGTTTCTTCTGTGTTTGGGATGATAGAAGCAGCATGTTTGGTGAGCAACGACCTTACATCATACAGTACTACCTTGTTGACGATACAGTGGAGGTCAGAGAGGTCCACGAACCCAACGACGGCCGAGATCCTTTCCCACTGTTCCTCAAGAAACAAAGAGTTCCAAAAGACCGTGACAATGTTGACT CCTCTTTCCGTGCAGTGGTTATGGAGCTTTCGAACCATGAAATCAAGAACTGGTACAGCCCTCCAGACTTTGGCATTGGCAAGACGGTTTACATCTACAACAGACCATTCCTCATCTACGATGCCGATGCTTTCACAAAGCAATATATGGAACAGCTTGGTGTCTCTCAGTCAGGCCCTGTTCAGGTTTCTATGGAAGCCAGAAAGCTCGCCAAGATG GACTTGCCGCCTTACAATGGCTTTGGTTCCTATGAAGACTCCCTGCAGTCCTGCCTGTCTCTGGTTCCCCAGCCGCCCAAGAAAGACTTCATCAAGATGCTGGAGAACGATCATAAGATCCTTCGATTTGAAGCCGTCATG GATTCTGTGCGACCTGAGGACAAAGGTCGTCGGTTCATCATCAGTTATCGTCTGGCAGATGATATGATCAAGATCTTTGAGCCCCCTGTCCGTAACTCGGGAATCATCAGCGGTACATTCCTTGAGAGAACGAGAGTGACCAAGCCTGGCTCAACACCTGAGAATCCACTATTCTATGGCCCACAG GACCTGACCATTGGCTCTTGTCTCGAGGTGTTTAGCCATCGGTTCATCATAACCGATGCTGATGACTACGTACTTCACTACCTGGAGGCCCATAAGCAAGACTTTCCAGGCTGTGACAAGACTATCCATAGCATCCAAGCCACCAGGTCCATGGGCCTGCCTTCCAAACCAGCGACGTTAGCATCGCAGAAGGGCGCCCCCATGACTGTCAAGAGATC GCCAAACGACCTGAAACAGCTCTTAGCAGAGGTCAAGTCTCAACTCCGCAAGGACAACTACATCAACTTCACCTCCTTGACGGAAGCCTTCTTACAGTACGACCGTGACCGTTCAGGAAACATTGATGTGAATGAGCTCAAGGCCGCCTGCCACAAGCAGAATCTACCCCTAGATGATGATGTCATGCAAGCG TTGATTGAAGAGTGTGGTGACGAACATGGTAGAATCAGCCATGCAGAATTCATGAAGTTCTTAACGTGGGACTAA